From the genome of Manduca sexta isolate Smith_Timp_Sample1 chromosome 14, JHU_Msex_v1.0, whole genome shotgun sequence, one region includes:
- the LOC115447541 gene encoding uncharacterized protein LOC115447541 isoform X3: MRKPYSVQNQHQQQQHQPKQFQPPQPAQNIQTIQNEVEMKSEPNALNTDEEAARPSWMKSKLPGVKKISNKERRRRQNAHLRRLLTPKNALMALNELLLNEQIPNEFKVEPTATKQFYNQPTSNFCADLTVEGNVYKGYGETKLTARNAAAEQAIRDIMIKKMSKILNSDGSLNGEAATDEEAVPMIQLASFALHKLFTEWECEGHKVPQLKPAPAPPEGDELEAAGAGAGAGAGAAAEARQKKKAKPRVLPLNAANMHPCMLLTYMRPQQEYRELGVAGDRPQNMIFTVGVHVDGEVYTGKAPNKKEARKAAARAACAALFGVTFSEHAADTTPQLPPQAAA, encoded by the exons ATGCGGAAGCCGTACTCCGTGCAGAACCAACATCAACAGCAACAGCACCAGCCGAAACAGTTCCAGCCACCACAGCCAGCACAAAACATACAGACCATACAG AACGAGGTAGAGATGAAGTCAGAACCAAATGCCCTCAATACAGACGAGGAAGCGGCTCGTCCATCCTGGATGAAGTCTAAACTACCTGGAG TGAAGAAGATCTCGAACAAGGAGCGTCGGCGGCGACAGAACGCGCACCTGCGGCGGCTGCTGACGCCCAAGAACGCGCTCATGGCGCTCAACGAGCTGCTGCTCAACGAACAGATACCCAAC gaattCAAAGTGGAGCCAACAGCAACAAAGCAGTTCTACAATCAGCCCACGAGCAACTTCTGTGCAGATCTCACTGTGGAGGGGAACGTTTACAAGGGATATG GCGAGACTAAATTGAcggcgcgtaacgcggccgccGAGCAAGCCATCCGCGACATCATGATCAAGAAGATGAGCAAGATACTCAACTCCGACG GATCACTGAACGGCGAAGCGGCGACCGACGAGGAGGCGGTGCCGATGATCCAGCTCGCGTCGTTTGCGCTGCACAAGCTGTTCACGGAGTGGGAGTGCGAGGGACACAAGGTGCCGCAGCTCaagcccgcgcccgcgccgccggaGGGCGACGAGCTCGAGGCggccggcgcgggcgcaggcgcgggcgcgggcgcggccgcCGAGGCACGTCAGAAGAAGAAGGCAAAGCCGCGTGTGCTGCCGCTCAACGCTGCCAACATGCACCCCTGCATGCTGCTCACGTACATGCGTCCGCAGCAGGAGTACCGCGAGCTCGGCGTCGCCGGCGACCGACCGCAGAACATGATTTTCACTGTCGGAGTGCACGTCGATGGTGAGGTTTACACTGGCAAAG CGCCGAACAAGAAGGAGGCGCGCaaggcggcggcgcgcgcggcgtgcgcggcgctgTTCGGCGTGACGTTCAGCGAGCACGCCGCCGACACCACGCCCCAGCTGCCGCCGCAAGCCGCCGCCTAG
- the LOC115447541 gene encoding uncharacterized protein LOC115447541 isoform X1, protein MSYNKYNTRQSGRFNTPCHFIPAQEFAGGSPQRRWGYATRSSAPTHDYFDQTQQQQGYTPMRKPYSVQNQHQQQQHQPKQFQPPQPAQNIQTIQNEVEMKSEPNALNTDEEAARPSWMKSKLPGVKKISNKERRRRQNAHLRRLLTPKNALMALNELLLNEQIPNEFKVEPTATKQFYNQPTSNFCADLTVEGNVYKGYGETKLTARNAAAEQAIRDIMIKKMSKILNSDGSLNGEAATDEEAVPMIQLASFALHKLFTEWECEGHKVPQLKPAPAPPEGDELEAAGAGAGAGAGAAAEARQKKKAKPRVLPLNAANMHPCMLLTYMRPQQEYRELGVAGDRPQNMIFTVGVHVDGEVYTGKAPNKKEARKAAARAACAALFGVTFSEHAADTTPQLPPQAAA, encoded by the exons atgtcctacaataaat ACAACACACGTCAGTCCGGTCGGTTCAACACGCCTTGTCACTTCATACCAGCACAAGAG TTCGCGGGCGGGTCGCCGCAGAGGAGATGGGGCTACGCGACGCGTTCTAGTGCTCCGACTCATGACTACTTCGAC CAAACGCAGCAACAGCAAGGCTACACGCCGATGCGGAAGCCGTACTCCGTGCAGAACCAACATCAACAGCAACAGCACCAGCCGAAACAGTTCCAGCCACCACAGCCAGCACAAAACATACAGACCATACAG AACGAGGTAGAGATGAAGTCAGAACCAAATGCCCTCAATACAGACGAGGAAGCGGCTCGTCCATCCTGGATGAAGTCTAAACTACCTGGAG TGAAGAAGATCTCGAACAAGGAGCGTCGGCGGCGACAGAACGCGCACCTGCGGCGGCTGCTGACGCCCAAGAACGCGCTCATGGCGCTCAACGAGCTGCTGCTCAACGAACAGATACCCAAC gaattCAAAGTGGAGCCAACAGCAACAAAGCAGTTCTACAATCAGCCCACGAGCAACTTCTGTGCAGATCTCACTGTGGAGGGGAACGTTTACAAGGGATATG GCGAGACTAAATTGAcggcgcgtaacgcggccgccGAGCAAGCCATCCGCGACATCATGATCAAGAAGATGAGCAAGATACTCAACTCCGACG GATCACTGAACGGCGAAGCGGCGACCGACGAGGAGGCGGTGCCGATGATCCAGCTCGCGTCGTTTGCGCTGCACAAGCTGTTCACGGAGTGGGAGTGCGAGGGACACAAGGTGCCGCAGCTCaagcccgcgcccgcgccgccggaGGGCGACGAGCTCGAGGCggccggcgcgggcgcaggcgcgggcgcgggcgcggccgcCGAGGCACGTCAGAAGAAGAAGGCAAAGCCGCGTGTGCTGCCGCTCAACGCTGCCAACATGCACCCCTGCATGCTGCTCACGTACATGCGTCCGCAGCAGGAGTACCGCGAGCTCGGCGTCGCCGGCGACCGACCGCAGAACATGATTTTCACTGTCGGAGTGCACGTCGATGGTGAGGTTTACACTGGCAAAG CGCCGAACAAGAAGGAGGCGCGCaaggcggcggcgcgcgcggcgtgcgcggcgctgTTCGGCGTGACGTTCAGCGAGCACGCCGCCGACACCACGCCCCAGCTGCCGCCGCAAGCCGCCGCCTAG
- the LOC115447548 gene encoding protein deltex gives MSSVHCVVVWEWQMNGQWLPHTPGVTRTLERAHAKKLTRVVLADADPALKGHYVNLRTLTQGVDTSAGCLEGGSVECRVRRACYSVQSPAGRGVRWEWARFVAPPLGGELAYEPLPMEAQCLLEEAWRAGGEAVVWGQWAVSPTRMTARALRGAAVRLLRRAPHPPYPLTRPARTEPPPPPPPPRAPDRLPLEGRRPRIPQQHTGSSVQSVQSAQSAQSLPAAGALQTARRGARSASPRERKPGLARQILHNLNIFSNNNRQTSHHQERLESKHKAEPVLGAGASGCGDNGDTGEAVDAGEAGGSDECTSTRSGRRHSVDTVSTYLSHESKESLQQAAVGELLNCSTGSDDVFDTSSPPSPPSPPSPLPPISHDILSTDGCIVVSDGEGTWAGSCAVCARCAGGAGGAGAEVQWAGPQPAGSMAWSVQPAALPQHAPHTASILVTYNFQSGRQGPMHPMPGAPYYAVGFPRYTLLPDTALGRQVLEALRVAWERRVLFTVSASQTTGREHVVSWRAPPPAPPAHPAHYAPPAHPRRLLARTLHALHQLQAHAHH, from the exons ATGTCGTCAGTGCACTGCGTAGTGGTGTGGGAGTGGCAGATGAACGGGCAATGGCTGCCGCACACGCCGGGCGTCACGCGCACGCTCGAGCGCGCGCACGCCAAAAAGCTGACGCGCGTCGTGCTAGCCGACGCCGACCCCGCGCTCAAGGGACACTACGTCAACTTGCGCACTTTGACGCAGGGTGTCGACACCTCGG CGGGTTGTCTGGAGGGCGGATCGGTGGAGTGTCGCGTGCGGCGCGCGTGCTACAGCGTGCAGTCGCCGGCGGGGCGCGGTGTGCGCTGGGAGTGGGCGCGGTTCGTGGCGCCGCCGCTCGGCGGGGAACTCGCCTACGAGCCGCTGCCGATGGAGGCGCAGTGCTTGCTCGAGGAGGCGTGGCGCGCCGGTGGGGAg GCCGTGGTGTGGGGCCAGTGGGCGGTGTCGCCGACGCGCATGACGGCGCGGGCGCTGCGTGGCGCGGCGGTGCGGCTGCTGCGGCGCGCGCCACACCCGCCGTACCCGCTGACGCGGCCGGCACGCACTgagccgccgccgccaccaccACCACCCAGGGCGCCAGACCGACTGCCGCTAGAAG GTCGCAGGCCGCGGATACCGCAGCAGCACACAGGCTCGTCGGTGCAGTCGGTGCAGTCAGCGCAGTCGGCGCAGTCACTGCCTGCGGCAGGCGCGCTGCAGACGGCTCGCCGCGGCGCCCGCAGTGCCTCGCCGCGGGAGCGCAAACCCGGCCTCGCGAGGCAGATACTGCACAACCTCAATATATTCA GTAACAACAACAGGCAGACGTCGCACCATCAGGAGCGCTTGGAGAGCAAACATAAGGCGGAACCAGTGTTGGGTGCTGGCGCGAGCGGCTGCGGTGACAATGGTGATACAGGCGAGGCGGTGGACGCGGGCGAGGCCGGCGGCAGCGACGAGTGCACCAGCACGCGCTCCGGCCGCCGCCACTCCGTCGACACCGTCTCCACGTACCTCAGCCACGAGAGCAAAGAGAGTCTGCAG CAAGCAGCAGTGGGTGAGCTGCTGAACTGCAGCACGGGCAGCGATGACGTGTTCGACACGTCTTCCCCGCCctcgccgccgtcgccgccgtCGCCCCTCCCGCCCATCAGCCATGACATACTCTCCACAGACGGATGCATCGTAG TATCAGACGGCGAGGGTACATGGGCCGGCTCGTGCGCAGTGTGCGCGCGGTGTGCGGGCGGTGCGGGGGGCGCGGGCGCGGAGGTGCAGTGGGCGGGTCCGCAGCCGGCCGGCAGCATGGCGTGGAGCGTGCAGCCCGCCGCACTGCCGCAGCACGCGCCGCACACCGCCTCCATACTCGTCACCTACAA TTTCCAGTCAGGCCGGCAAGGTCCTATGCACCCGATGCCGGGAGCTCCATACTACGCGGTGGGATTCCCGCGATACACGCTTTTACCGGACACTGCACTGGGACGAcag GTGCTGGAGGCGCTGCGCGTGGCGTGGGAGCGGCGCGTGCTGTTCACGGTGAGCGCGTCGCAGACGACGGGGCGCGAGCACGTGGTGAGCtggcgcgcgccgccgcccgcgccgcccgcgcaccccgcgcactacgcgccgcccgcgcacccGCGCCGCCTGCTCGCGCGCACGCTGCACGCGCTGCACCAGCTGCAGGCGCACGCGCACCACTGA
- the LOC115447541 gene encoding uncharacterized protein LOC115447541 isoform X2: MSYNKYNTRQSGRFNTPCHFIPAQEQTQQQQGYTPMRKPYSVQNQHQQQQHQPKQFQPPQPAQNIQTIQNEVEMKSEPNALNTDEEAARPSWMKSKLPGVKKISNKERRRRQNAHLRRLLTPKNALMALNELLLNEQIPNEFKVEPTATKQFYNQPTSNFCADLTVEGNVYKGYGETKLTARNAAAEQAIRDIMIKKMSKILNSDGSLNGEAATDEEAVPMIQLASFALHKLFTEWECEGHKVPQLKPAPAPPEGDELEAAGAGAGAGAGAAAEARQKKKAKPRVLPLNAANMHPCMLLTYMRPQQEYRELGVAGDRPQNMIFTVGVHVDGEVYTGKAPNKKEARKAAARAACAALFGVTFSEHAADTTPQLPPQAAA, from the exons atgtcctacaataaat ACAACACACGTCAGTCCGGTCGGTTCAACACGCCTTGTCACTTCATACCAGCACAAGAG CAAACGCAGCAACAGCAAGGCTACACGCCGATGCGGAAGCCGTACTCCGTGCAGAACCAACATCAACAGCAACAGCACCAGCCGAAACAGTTCCAGCCACCACAGCCAGCACAAAACATACAGACCATACAG AACGAGGTAGAGATGAAGTCAGAACCAAATGCCCTCAATACAGACGAGGAAGCGGCTCGTCCATCCTGGATGAAGTCTAAACTACCTGGAG TGAAGAAGATCTCGAACAAGGAGCGTCGGCGGCGACAGAACGCGCACCTGCGGCGGCTGCTGACGCCCAAGAACGCGCTCATGGCGCTCAACGAGCTGCTGCTCAACGAACAGATACCCAAC gaattCAAAGTGGAGCCAACAGCAACAAAGCAGTTCTACAATCAGCCCACGAGCAACTTCTGTGCAGATCTCACTGTGGAGGGGAACGTTTACAAGGGATATG GCGAGACTAAATTGAcggcgcgtaacgcggccgccGAGCAAGCCATCCGCGACATCATGATCAAGAAGATGAGCAAGATACTCAACTCCGACG GATCACTGAACGGCGAAGCGGCGACCGACGAGGAGGCGGTGCCGATGATCCAGCTCGCGTCGTTTGCGCTGCACAAGCTGTTCACGGAGTGGGAGTGCGAGGGACACAAGGTGCCGCAGCTCaagcccgcgcccgcgccgccggaGGGCGACGAGCTCGAGGCggccggcgcgggcgcaggcgcgggcgcgggcgcggccgcCGAGGCACGTCAGAAGAAGAAGGCAAAGCCGCGTGTGCTGCCGCTCAACGCTGCCAACATGCACCCCTGCATGCTGCTCACGTACATGCGTCCGCAGCAGGAGTACCGCGAGCTCGGCGTCGCCGGCGACCGACCGCAGAACATGATTTTCACTGTCGGAGTGCACGTCGATGGTGAGGTTTACACTGGCAAAG CGCCGAACAAGAAGGAGGCGCGCaaggcggcggcgcgcgcggcgtgcgcggcgctgTTCGGCGTGACGTTCAGCGAGCACGCCGCCGACACCACGCCCCAGCTGCCGCCGCAAGCCGCCGCCTAG
- the LOC115447530 gene encoding uncharacterized protein LOC115447530 isoform X2: MWSPVDSGGGGGAARPLPCARGKHSAALLGGYVYVLGGRGAGGAVPLRDFWRYSLATGRWEKLECRGDPPPSLQEHTTTAHENKLYVFGGEAGALSNETPLWIYDTEVQIWRKLPGQSYTSTLRRRGSKDPRNSGIGPRGRRGHSAHALKDCLLIYGGYKDLRGSTHELWAFHYETESWQAVRTAAAGPARHRHAAALHDTRLYVHAGRCDLRECADLWYYDTMSRVWSAVRGAGRAGPGARSGHAGLRAGGHFYIYGGEAHGHPTNELWRFHFATETWERVCPSLKWPSPRVDSCLLLLAAPPPRMRSAPARALSSRHSFTTRPDPPASLLKEISKLSSFHIRRAARCSYSALAGEKDSTESLVRHEAALSKSHSAYVIDKRQPADGDESPREGDVPEFRSEISREPISVPDFADMILPTPVLSPVEATKLVYLDSEDEEEVKRESERKKRDVTIKMSETTTVVIPKSASVKFTNTVITDDENELSTSDYASAEKVNRLSGTLGFSNPHYLGPDIRKLGAALTPDSGVGPGDIELQDLGPRRARSAPRNGEVQLHLLLVGGKEPPHLALFQSPISMWTYRLL, encoded by the exons ATGTGGAGCCCGGTGGAcagcggcgggggcggcggggcAGCGCGGCCGCTGCCGTGCGCACGTGGCAAGCACTCCGCCGCGCTGCTGGGCGGCTACGTGTACGTGCTGGGCGGCCGCGGCGCCGGCGGCGCAGTGCCGCTGCGAGACTTCTGGAGGTACAGCTTGG CGACGGGCAGATGGGAGAAGCTGGAGTGCCGAGGAGACCCGCCACCATCCCTGCAGGAGCACACCACCACGGCGCACGAGAACAAACTGTACGTGTTTGGCGGCGAGGCGGGCGCGCTCTCCAACGAGACACCGCTTTGGATCTACGACACTGAG GTTCAAATCTGGCGCAAGCTGCCAGGCCAGTCGTACACGTCCACGCTGCGGCGGCGAGGGTCCAAAGACCCCCGGAACAGTGGCATCGGACCGCGTGGCCGGCGGGGTCACTCGGCCCATGCTCTCAAAGACTGCCTGCTTATCTATGGCGGTTATAAGGATCTGAGGGGCTCTACGCATGAACTTTGGGCTTTTCATTACG AGACGGAGTCGTGGCAGGCGGTGcgcacggcggcggcgggcCCGGCGCGGCACCGGCACGCGGCGGCGCTGCACGACACGCGCCTGTACGTGCACGCCGGCCGCTGCGACCTGCGCGAGTGCGCCGACCTCTGGTACTACGACACCA TGTCGCGCGTGTGGAGCGCGGTGCGCGGCGCGGGGCGCGCGGGGCCGGGCGCGCGCTCGGGACACGCGGGGCTGCGCGCCGGCGGGCACTTCTACATCTACGGCGGTGAGGCGCACGGGCACCCCACCAACGAGCTCTGGCGCTTCCACTTCG CGACGGAGACGTGGGAGCGCGTGTGTCCGTCGCTGAAGTGGCCGTCGCCGCGCGTGGACAGCTGCCTGCTGCTGCTGGCGGCGCCGCCCCCGCGCATGCGCTCCGCCCCCGCGCGCGCCCTGTCCTCGCGCCACTCGTTCACGACGCGGCCCGACCCGCCCGCCAGCCTGCTAAAGGAGATCTCGAAGCTGTCCTCGTTCCACATCCGCCGCGCTGCGCGCTGCTCGTACTCCGCACTCGCGGGAGAAAAAGACTCCACTGAAAGTCTCGTCAGACATGAAGCGGCACTGTCAAAGTCTCATTCCGCGTACGTTATCGATAAACGCCAGCCCGCCGACGGTGATGAGAGTCCGCGGGAAGGCGACGTGCCGGAGTTCCGCTCGGAGATATCCCGCGAGCCGATTTCGGTGCCAGATTTCGCTGATATGATCCTGCCGACGCCTGTGCTGTCACCCGTCGAAGCCACCAAACTGGTTTACCTGGACTCTGAGGATGAAGAAGAGGTGAAGCGCGAGTCAGAGCGCAAGAAGCGTGACGTCACCATCAAGATGAGTGAGACTACAACGGTAGTGATACCGAAGTCGGCGTCGGTTAAGTTTACGAACACAGTGATCACCGACGATGAAAACGAGCTGTCCACGTCGGACTACGCGAGCGCGGAGAAAGTCAACAGGCTGTCCGGCACGCTGGGCTTCAGCAACCCGCATTACCTCGGACCCGACATAAGGAAGCTGGGTGCCGCGCTCACTCCGGACTCGGGCGTGGGGCCCGGGGACATCGAGCTGCAGGACCTGGGCCCCAGGCGGGCACGCAGCGCACCGCGGAATGGGGAGGTCCAACTACACCTGCTGCTTGTGGGGGGCAAGGAACCCCCGCATTTAGCACTATTCCAAAGTCCTATTTCTATGTGGACCTATCGTTTGTTGTAA
- the LOC115447541 gene encoding uncharacterized protein LOC115447541 isoform X4 produces the protein MSYNKYNTRQSGRFNTPCHFIPAQEFAGGSPQRRWGYATRSSAPTHDYFDQTQQQQGYTPMRKPYSVQNQHQQQQHQPKQFQPPQPAQNIQTIQNEVEMKSEPNALNTDEEAARPSWMKSKLPGVKKISNKERRRRQNAHLRRLLTPKNALMALNELLLNEQIPNEFKVEPTATKQFYNQPTSNFCADLTVEGNVYKGYGETKLTARNAAAEQAIRDIMIKKMSKILNSDGSLNGEAATDEEAVPMIQLASFALHKLFTEWECEGHKVPQARARPPRHVRRRRQSRVCCRSTLPTCTPACCSRTCVRSRSTASSASPATDRRT, from the exons atgtcctacaataaat ACAACACACGTCAGTCCGGTCGGTTCAACACGCCTTGTCACTTCATACCAGCACAAGAG TTCGCGGGCGGGTCGCCGCAGAGGAGATGGGGCTACGCGACGCGTTCTAGTGCTCCGACTCATGACTACTTCGAC CAAACGCAGCAACAGCAAGGCTACACGCCGATGCGGAAGCCGTACTCCGTGCAGAACCAACATCAACAGCAACAGCACCAGCCGAAACAGTTCCAGCCACCACAGCCAGCACAAAACATACAGACCATACAG AACGAGGTAGAGATGAAGTCAGAACCAAATGCCCTCAATACAGACGAGGAAGCGGCTCGTCCATCCTGGATGAAGTCTAAACTACCTGGAG TGAAGAAGATCTCGAACAAGGAGCGTCGGCGGCGACAGAACGCGCACCTGCGGCGGCTGCTGACGCCCAAGAACGCGCTCATGGCGCTCAACGAGCTGCTGCTCAACGAACAGATACCCAAC gaattCAAAGTGGAGCCAACAGCAACAAAGCAGTTCTACAATCAGCCCACGAGCAACTTCTGTGCAGATCTCACTGTGGAGGGGAACGTTTACAAGGGATATG GCGAGACTAAATTGAcggcgcgtaacgcggccgccGAGCAAGCCATCCGCGACATCATGATCAAGAAGATGAGCAAGATACTCAACTCCGACG GATCACTGAACGGCGAAGCGGCGACCGACGAGGAGGCGGTGCCGATGATCCAGCTCGCGTCGTTTGCGCTGCACAAGCTGTTCACGGAGTGGGAGTGCGAGGGACACAAGGTGCCGCA ggcgcgggcgcggccgcCGAGGCACGTCAGAAGAAGAAGGCAAAGCCGCGTGTGCTGCCGCTCAACGCTGCCAACATGCACCCCTGCATGCTGCTCACGTACATGCGTCCGCAGCAGGAGTACCGCGAGCTCGGCGTCGCCGGCGACCGACCGCAGAACATGA
- the LOC115447530 gene encoding uncharacterized protein LOC115447530 isoform X1: MSNSDVVAVVDGVGEWDEMWSPVDSGGGGGAARPLPCARGKHSAALLGGYVYVLGGRGAGGAVPLRDFWRYSLATGRWEKLECRGDPPPSLQEHTTTAHENKLYVFGGEAGALSNETPLWIYDTEVQIWRKLPGQSYTSTLRRRGSKDPRNSGIGPRGRRGHSAHALKDCLLIYGGYKDLRGSTHELWAFHYETESWQAVRTAAAGPARHRHAAALHDTRLYVHAGRCDLRECADLWYYDTMSRVWSAVRGAGRAGPGARSGHAGLRAGGHFYIYGGEAHGHPTNELWRFHFATETWERVCPSLKWPSPRVDSCLLLLAAPPPRMRSAPARALSSRHSFTTRPDPPASLLKEISKLSSFHIRRAARCSYSALAGEKDSTESLVRHEAALSKSHSAYVIDKRQPADGDESPREGDVPEFRSEISREPISVPDFADMILPTPVLSPVEATKLVYLDSEDEEEVKRESERKKRDVTIKMSETTTVVIPKSASVKFTNTVITDDENELSTSDYASAEKVNRLSGTLGFSNPHYLGPDIRKLGAALTPDSGVGPGDIELQDLGPRRARSAPRNGEVQLHLLLVGGKEPPHLALFQSPISMWTYRLL; this comes from the exons ATGAGATGTGGAGCCCGGTGGAcagcggcgggggcggcggggcAGCGCGGCCGCTGCCGTGCGCACGTGGCAAGCACTCCGCCGCGCTGCTGGGCGGCTACGTGTACGTGCTGGGCGGCCGCGGCGCCGGCGGCGCAGTGCCGCTGCGAGACTTCTGGAGGTACAGCTTGG CGACGGGCAGATGGGAGAAGCTGGAGTGCCGAGGAGACCCGCCACCATCCCTGCAGGAGCACACCACCACGGCGCACGAGAACAAACTGTACGTGTTTGGCGGCGAGGCGGGCGCGCTCTCCAACGAGACACCGCTTTGGATCTACGACACTGAG GTTCAAATCTGGCGCAAGCTGCCAGGCCAGTCGTACACGTCCACGCTGCGGCGGCGAGGGTCCAAAGACCCCCGGAACAGTGGCATCGGACCGCGTGGCCGGCGGGGTCACTCGGCCCATGCTCTCAAAGACTGCCTGCTTATCTATGGCGGTTATAAGGATCTGAGGGGCTCTACGCATGAACTTTGGGCTTTTCATTACG AGACGGAGTCGTGGCAGGCGGTGcgcacggcggcggcgggcCCGGCGCGGCACCGGCACGCGGCGGCGCTGCACGACACGCGCCTGTACGTGCACGCCGGCCGCTGCGACCTGCGCGAGTGCGCCGACCTCTGGTACTACGACACCA TGTCGCGCGTGTGGAGCGCGGTGCGCGGCGCGGGGCGCGCGGGGCCGGGCGCGCGCTCGGGACACGCGGGGCTGCGCGCCGGCGGGCACTTCTACATCTACGGCGGTGAGGCGCACGGGCACCCCACCAACGAGCTCTGGCGCTTCCACTTCG CGACGGAGACGTGGGAGCGCGTGTGTCCGTCGCTGAAGTGGCCGTCGCCGCGCGTGGACAGCTGCCTGCTGCTGCTGGCGGCGCCGCCCCCGCGCATGCGCTCCGCCCCCGCGCGCGCCCTGTCCTCGCGCCACTCGTTCACGACGCGGCCCGACCCGCCCGCCAGCCTGCTAAAGGAGATCTCGAAGCTGTCCTCGTTCCACATCCGCCGCGCTGCGCGCTGCTCGTACTCCGCACTCGCGGGAGAAAAAGACTCCACTGAAAGTCTCGTCAGACATGAAGCGGCACTGTCAAAGTCTCATTCCGCGTACGTTATCGATAAACGCCAGCCCGCCGACGGTGATGAGAGTCCGCGGGAAGGCGACGTGCCGGAGTTCCGCTCGGAGATATCCCGCGAGCCGATTTCGGTGCCAGATTTCGCTGATATGATCCTGCCGACGCCTGTGCTGTCACCCGTCGAAGCCACCAAACTGGTTTACCTGGACTCTGAGGATGAAGAAGAGGTGAAGCGCGAGTCAGAGCGCAAGAAGCGTGACGTCACCATCAAGATGAGTGAGACTACAACGGTAGTGATACCGAAGTCGGCGTCGGTTAAGTTTACGAACACAGTGATCACCGACGATGAAAACGAGCTGTCCACGTCGGACTACGCGAGCGCGGAGAAAGTCAACAGGCTGTCCGGCACGCTGGGCTTCAGCAACCCGCATTACCTCGGACCCGACATAAGGAAGCTGGGTGCCGCGCTCACTCCGGACTCGGGCGTGGGGCCCGGGGACATCGAGCTGCAGGACCTGGGCCCCAGGCGGGCACGCAGCGCACCGCGGAATGGGGAGGTCCAACTACACCTGCTGCTTGTGGGGGGCAAGGAACCCCCGCATTTAGCACTATTCCAAAGTCCTATTTCTATGTGGACCTATCGTTTGTTGTAA